One window from the genome of Cyclobacterium amurskyense encodes:
- the nrfA gene encoding ammonia-forming cytochrome c nitrite reductase: MKNWILFLATAVIVFFLAYLAVNILDRKSEARFAYQPKVEIEGIEPRDSVWGLNFPRQYQSYMKTKDTTFHSMFNTSGHKDMLRAEPEMVILWAGYGFSKDYNSPKGHNHAISDINETLRTGAPRNAGEGPMPSTCWTCKSPDVPRLMKEMGVTEYYSQKFSDLGAEVINPIGCADCHNPETMKLSVTRPALIEAYEAMGKDINEASHQEMRSLVCAQCHVEYYFDKKKPGAENANYLTYPWKDGMDVESAEAYYDAAEFSDWTHPLSKTPMLKAQHPDYEIYKMGVHSNRGVSCADCHMPYESEGGQKFTNHNIGSPLSNVENSCFVCHREKVDDLITDVYERQGKVKEGTSKLQRQIAMAHIEAAKAWELGATQDQMNNIQQGIRHAQWRWDYSVASHGAAFHAPLETSRIVTSATGIIQEARIELARLLADLGHNKPVEMPDFTSKDALQAYIGFDIEKDLAAKEDFLEQVVPKWLKEGKAREAKKEIKTVSIK, from the coding sequence ATGAAAAACTGGATTCTCTTTTTAGCAACGGCAGTAATTGTATTCTTTTTGGCCTATTTGGCCGTAAATATTTTAGACCGTAAATCTGAAGCCAGGTTTGCCTATCAACCAAAGGTTGAAATTGAAGGAATCGAGCCCCGAGATTCTGTTTGGGGATTGAATTTCCCAAGGCAATACCAGTCTTATATGAAAACCAAGGATACCACTTTTCATAGTATGTTCAATACCAGTGGACATAAAGACATGCTTCGGGCTGAGCCGGAAATGGTTATTCTATGGGCAGGTTATGGATTCAGTAAAGATTATAATTCACCTAAGGGGCACAATCATGCCATTTCTGACATTAACGAAACACTCAGAACAGGTGCTCCTAGGAATGCTGGTGAAGGTCCAATGCCAAGTACTTGCTGGACCTGTAAAAGTCCTGATGTACCAAGATTAATGAAGGAAATGGGTGTAACAGAGTATTACAGTCAAAAATTTTCTGACTTGGGAGCAGAAGTAATCAATCCTATTGGCTGCGCCGATTGTCACAATCCAGAAACGATGAAACTTTCGGTGACAAGGCCAGCGCTTATAGAAGCGTATGAGGCCATGGGTAAAGACATCAACGAAGCCTCTCACCAAGAAATGCGTTCCTTGGTTTGTGCCCAATGTCATGTAGAATATTATTTCGACAAGAAGAAACCTGGCGCAGAGAATGCCAATTACCTTACGTATCCATGGAAAGATGGCATGGATGTGGAAAGTGCCGAGGCTTATTATGATGCAGCTGAGTTTTCTGACTGGACCCACCCATTGAGCAAAACACCAATGTTGAAAGCACAACATCCCGATTACGAAATCTATAAAATGGGTGTACATAGTAATAGAGGCGTAAGTTGTGCAGACTGCCATATGCCCTACGAATCTGAGGGAGGTCAGAAATTCACTAACCACAATATTGGCTCTCCTTTAAGCAATGTTGAAAACAGTTGTTTTGTTTGCCATAGGGAAAAAGTAGACGATTTGATCACAGATGTCTATGAAAGACAGGGAAAGGTTAAAGAAGGTACGTCCAAGCTCCAAAGGCAGATAGCCATGGCGCATATAGAAGCGGCAAAAGCATGGGAATTGGGTGCTACCCAAGATCAGATGAACAATATCCAACAAGGTATTCGCCATGCGCAGTGGAGATGGGATTATTCTGTAGCCTCTCATGGTGCTGCTTTTCATGCGCCACTTGAGACAAGCAGAATTGTAACCTCTGCAACAGGAATCATTCAAGAAGCCAGAATTGAGCTCGCTAGATTATTGGCTGATCTAGGTCATAACAAACCCGTGGAAATGCCTGATTTCACCTCCAAGGATGCCCTGCAAGCTTATATCGGCTTTGATATAGAAAAAGACTTGGCTGCTAAGGAGGATTTCCTTGAGCAAGTTGTCCCTAAATGGCTCAAGGAAGGAAAAGCCAGAGAAGCAAAAAAAGAAATTAAAACAGTCAGTATCAAATAA
- a CDS encoding alginate export family protein: MKSSIIIMGALLLLFCSQQHSFAQFSIDGQMLVRSEYRHGYNKLINENADPAGFIAHRARIQANYKIDRLNFFMSIQDVRTWGSSSTANISDNYLSVHEAWAEVNFGENWKLKLGRQELNYDNARFLGNLDWALQARSHEFALMKYEKEKAKLHFGFGFNQDGQKISDNLFTTPNQYKAAQFARYENTVGKFNYALLFWNDGRQYQETNNINYTSQGIRYLQTLALPTLKYNLPTTKLSAYLYYQFGKDVLNRSTSAYDISAHITQTFTENKETGSKYTATAGFELLSGTPTNSQQKNKSFAPLYGTNHSFNGFMDLFYVGNHFNSRGLRDIYLRTRYNFDAGFWIQGDYHHFASTATMLEELYSGPELDKGFGSEIDLSVGKVISESVSIQAGYSQFIASDTFKHAQNNGSLKSNQNWAYIMFVLRPNNKAKFIGVPL, encoded by the coding sequence ATGAAAAGTTCTATTATTATAATGGGAGCATTACTATTATTGTTCTGCTCCCAACAGCACAGCTTTGCCCAATTTTCAATTGATGGGCAAATGCTTGTCCGAAGCGAATACCGTCACGGATACAACAAATTAATAAATGAGAATGCCGATCCTGCTGGCTTTATAGCCCACAGAGCGAGAATTCAAGCGAACTATAAGATCGATCGCCTAAATTTTTTCATGAGCATACAGGATGTTCGTACCTGGGGAAGCAGTTCTACCGCCAATATTTCAGACAATTATTTGTCAGTGCATGAGGCTTGGGCTGAAGTTAATTTTGGGGAAAACTGGAAACTAAAACTAGGAAGGCAAGAGTTAAATTATGACAATGCAAGATTCCTAGGCAACCTGGATTGGGCCCTTCAGGCCAGATCGCATGAGTTTGCTTTGATGAAGTATGAAAAAGAAAAAGCCAAATTGCATTTTGGTTTTGGTTTTAACCAAGATGGCCAAAAAATTAGCGACAATCTATTCACAACACCCAATCAATACAAAGCAGCACAGTTTGCCCGATATGAAAACACCGTTGGTAAGTTCAACTATGCCCTACTCTTTTGGAACGATGGCAGACAGTATCAGGAAACAAATAATATCAACTATACTAGTCAAGGAATTCGTTACTTACAAACTTTGGCCTTGCCAACCCTAAAATACAACCTTCCCACAACAAAGCTTTCTGCTTATTTATATTATCAGTTTGGTAAAGATGTTTTAAACAGGTCTACCTCTGCGTACGATATAAGTGCACATATAACCCAGACTTTTACCGAAAACAAGGAGACAGGCTCTAAATATACCGCCACAGCTGGCTTTGAACTATTAAGTGGAACACCAACAAATAGCCAGCAGAAAAACAAGTCATTCGCACCACTATATGGTACCAACCATTCTTTTAATGGTTTTATGGATTTGTTCTATGTAGGCAATCACTTTAACTCACGGGGTTTGAGGGACATATACTTAAGAACCAGGTACAATTTTGATGCTGGCTTTTGGATTCAGGGGGATTATCATCACTTTGCCAGTACTGCAACCATGCTCGAGGAACTTTACAGTGGGCCCGAATTGGACAAGGGATTTGGTTCGGAGATTGACCTTTCTGTAGGCAAGGTGATCAGTGAGTCCGTTTCCATTCAAGCTGGTTACAGTCAATTCATTGCTTCTGATACTTTTAAACATGCTCAGAACAATGGCAGCCTTAAAAGCAATCAGAATTGGGCCTATATAATGTTTGTACTCAGGCCAAACAATAAAGCCAAATTTATTGGTGTACCCCTTTAA
- a CDS encoding RNA polymerase sigma-70 factor — protein sequence MPNSPKNTILFSLIANGDKKAFDKFFAIYYNRLVSFSNHFLSDRSSAEDIVSEVLTNLLIEKERIFRLKNFEAYLYTAVKNKSLTLLAKSKRELKIDWTIDSAHCNQEVITPQELLEEQELGDFISKVEENLPDRRKMVFRLARHDGLTYKQIGEIMNISERTVEVHLKLAIQCFRKEISSFLNKKEIPLKIRRRKIVPMTPIFLLFAYCLF from the coding sequence ATGCCCAATAGCCCAAAAAATACCATATTGTTCTCATTAATTGCTAATGGCGATAAAAAAGCATTTGACAAGTTTTTTGCTATCTATTACAATCGTTTGGTTAGCTTTTCTAATCATTTTTTGAGCGATAGGAGTTCTGCTGAAGACATCGTATCTGAAGTTTTAACAAATCTTCTTATTGAGAAGGAGCGTATTTTTAGACTGAAAAATTTCGAAGCTTACCTTTATACCGCTGTCAAAAATAAATCTTTGACCCTATTGGCCAAGTCGAAAAGAGAGTTGAAGATTGATTGGACAATTGATTCGGCCCATTGTAATCAAGAGGTAATTACACCTCAGGAACTGTTGGAAGAGCAGGAATTGGGTGATTTTATCAGTAAGGTAGAAGAAAATCTTCCGGACAGAAGAAAAATGGTATTCCGGTTAGCACGCCATGATGGTTTAACTTACAAACAAATTGGTGAAATCATGAATATTTCGGAAAGAACCGTTGAAGTGCATTTGAAGCTAGCTATACAATGTTTTAGAAAAGAAATTTCCTCCTTTTTAAATAAAAAAGAGATTCCTTTAAAAATTCGAAGACGAAAAATTGTTCCCATGACTCCTATATTTTTATTATTTGCCTATTGTTTATTTTAG
- a CDS encoding NapC/NirT family cytochrome c, with protein sequence MKVNIKRFLFKYSLVPPWHWRTGATFLVALIVGLGFFLLDISNATSYLSDDPQACVNCHIMGPQYITWTHSSHREVAHCNDCHVPHDNVFNKYFFKAKDGLYHASYLQPGPNRR encoded by the coding sequence ATGAAGGTCAATATCAAGCGTTTTTTATTTAAATACAGTCTGGTACCTCCATGGCATTGGAGGACCGGAGCTACTTTTTTGGTAGCATTGATCGTTGGTTTGGGATTTTTCTTGCTGGACATTAGCAATGCCACTTCTTATTTATCGGATGACCCTCAGGCCTGCGTCAATTGCCATATTATGGGACCACAATACATTACCTGGACGCACAGTTCCCATAGGGAGGTAGCCCATTGTAATGACTGCCATGTTCCACATGACAATGTTTTTAATAAATACTTTTTCAAGGCCAAAGATGGACTTTATCATGCTTCATATTTACAGCCAGGGCCGAACCGGAGGTGA